A stretch of the Sulfurimonas sp. HSL-1656 genome encodes the following:
- a CDS encoding ABC transporter permease, which produces MLLNAFLQAIREIRRNLMRSLLTAIGIVIGIASVIAMVNIGQGASESITASVGSLGSNTLHIMPGQEKGPPGMSGTSIPFEMKDVRILQKSIFTLEAVSPMASSTVNVLYRDRSYQTSVRGVENGYFDVQNWSLAEGERFGESELRAGQSVCILGQTVIDELFPGGEDPMGKKIRLKSFSCRVIGTLEEKGANTFGMDQDDLILVPIKMFQRRIGGNQNIPSILVSVKENYPLDTVKQQIRQVLRESRNIKPGKEDNFAVRSMTALLDTLSQITSMLTVMLGAVAAISLVVGGIGIMNIMLVSVTERTREIGIRMAIGAMSQDILIQFLIEAVVLSGLGGIFGVLTGIGITVGVAEAMDLTLVINPAVTTVALLFSMLIGIVFGIIPARKAANMNPIDALRYE; this is translated from the coding sequence ATGCTGCTTAACGCCTTTTTGCAAGCGATCCGGGAGATCCGGCGCAACCTGATGCGCTCCCTGCTGACGGCCATCGGGATCGTCATCGGGATCGCCTCCGTGATCGCGATGGTCAACATCGGACAGGGGGCGAGCGAGTCGATCACCGCGAGCGTGGGCAGCCTCGGCAGCAACACCCTTCACATCATGCCCGGCCAGGAGAAGGGGCCTCCGGGGATGTCGGGAACGAGCATCCCCTTCGAGATGAAGGACGTCCGCATCCTGCAAAAATCGATCTTCACGCTCGAGGCGGTCTCACCGATGGCCAGCAGTACTGTGAACGTGCTCTACCGCGACCGCAGTTACCAGACGAGTGTGCGCGGCGTCGAAAACGGCTATTTCGATGTCCAGAACTGGAGCCTGGCGGAGGGGGAGCGTTTCGGCGAGAGCGAGCTGCGCGCGGGGCAGAGCGTCTGTATCCTCGGGCAGACGGTGATCGACGAGCTTTTTCCCGGGGGAGAAGACCCCATGGGGAAAAAGATCCGTCTCAAGAGCTTTTCGTGCCGGGTGATCGGGACGCTCGAAGAGAAGGGGGCGAACACCTTCGGGATGGACCAGGATGACCTGATCCTCGTCCCCATCAAGATGTTCCAGCGCCGTATCGGGGGGAACCAGAACATCCCCTCGATCCTGGTGTCGGTCAAGGAGAACTACCCCCTCGACACCGTCAAACAGCAGATCCGCCAGGTGCTGCGCGAAAGCCGCAACATCAAACCGGGCAAAGAGGACAACTTCGCCGTCCGGAGCATGACGGCCCTGCTCGATACCCTGTCGCAGATCACGTCGATGCTGACGGTGATGCTGGGGGCGGTGGCCGCCATCTCCCTCGTCGTCGGCGGCATCGGGATCATGAACATCATGCTCGTTTCGGTGACCGAACGTACCCGCGAGATCGGCATCCGCATGGCCATCGGGGCCATGAGCCAGGATATCCTGATCCAGTTCCTGATCGAGGCGGTCGTTCTCTCGGGGCTCGGCGGCATCTTCGGCGTGCTCACGGGTATCGGGATCACCGTGGGGGTCGCGGAGGCGATGGACCTGACCCTCGTCATTAACCCGGCCGTGACGACGGTGGCCCTGCTCTTCTCCATGCTGATCGGGATCGTTTTCGGGATCATCCCGGCGCGCAAGGCGGCGAACATGAACCCGATCGACGCGCTGCGGTATGAGTGA
- a CDS encoding ABC transporter ATP-binding protein yields MISLEQITKTYGSGEAATHVLHPLDLQIGQGEFVAIMGPSGSGKSTLLNILGALDVPSGGRYRFDGTDLGRLTHEQRALFRRYVLGFVFQGFNLLKRTSALENVEMPLIYQGVSAKVRRERAEEALVQVGLAERMHHDPSQLSGGQQQRVAIARAIVTQPQVLIADEPTGNLDTQRSHEIMELIRGFNTQGITVIMVTHEEEIADYASRTILLRDGRIEKDTGHAA; encoded by the coding sequence GTGATCAGCCTGGAACAGATCACCAAGACCTACGGCAGCGGCGAGGCGGCGACGCACGTCCTGCACCCTTTGGATCTGCAGATCGGCCAGGGCGAGTTCGTGGCCATCATGGGGCCCAGCGGCAGCGGCAAGTCGACCCTGCTCAATATCCTCGGCGCCCTCGACGTACCCAGCGGGGGGCGCTACCGGTTCGACGGGACGGACCTGGGACGGCTGACGCATGAACAGCGCGCCCTGTTCCGCCGCTACGTCCTCGGCTTCGTCTTCCAGGGGTTCAACCTGCTCAAACGCACCTCGGCGCTGGAGAACGTGGAGATGCCGCTGATCTACCAGGGCGTTTCCGCCAAAGTGCGCCGGGAGCGCGCGGAGGAGGCCCTGGTGCAGGTCGGGCTCGCCGAACGGATGCATCACGACCCCTCCCAGCTTTCAGGCGGGCAGCAGCAGCGCGTGGCCATCGCCCGTGCCATCGTGACGCAGCCGCAGGTCCTCATTGCCGACGAACCGACGGGGAACCTCGACACCCAGCGCAGCCATGAGATCATGGAGCTTATCCGGGGGTTCAATACCCAGGGGATCACCGTGATCATGGTGACGCACGAAGAGGAGATCGCCGACTACGCGTCGCGCACGATCCTCCTGCGTGACGGCCGCATCGAGAAGGACACGGGCCATGCTGCTTAA
- a CDS encoding efflux RND transporter periplasmic adaptor subunit: MEAMEKVTAYRSPRWKWIGLGIVVLTAAAVGGYFFLQPAENGQAYRFVTQSAERGELNITVSASGYLQPLESVDVGTEVSGTIEKVLVDYNDLVKKGQLMAQIDKTKYQSAVDKANAALMSAKATLENANAELYRSKATLKRDETLREETKGALPSQSDWDTDYANYLAAKAQVDNAKAQVEQAKHSLVSSQYDLERTAIYSPVDGTVLTREIDPGQTVAASYQTPTLFTIAKDLRKMELQVSVDEADIAKVKAGDTASFTVDAYPDTVFSGTIRMVRVNSEIEDGVVTYIAVLDVNNSDLKLRPGMSADADITVRTFRDALIVPRAALLYLPVAASKETKLFAFHDDDQSAYDDKPHVWRLNGQTPEKLYVEVLGTNGTQSVIAGEVLTPGDSLIVAQEKQP, encoded by the coding sequence ATGGAAGCGATGGAAAAGGTCACGGCGTACAGAAGCCCCCGCTGGAAATGGATCGGACTGGGCATTGTCGTGCTGACCGCGGCGGCCGTCGGCGGCTACTTCTTCCTGCAACCGGCCGAGAACGGCCAGGCCTACCGTTTCGTGACCCAGAGCGCGGAGCGGGGGGAACTCAACATCACCGTTTCGGCGTCTGGGTATCTACAGCCGCTGGAGAGCGTTGACGTCGGTACGGAGGTCTCGGGCACGATCGAGAAGGTGCTTGTCGATTACAACGACCTTGTGAAGAAGGGGCAATTGATGGCGCAGATCGATAAGACGAAGTACCAAAGCGCCGTCGACAAGGCAAATGCGGCGCTGATGTCGGCCAAGGCGACGCTGGAGAACGCGAATGCGGAACTCTACCGCAGCAAGGCGACGCTCAAGCGCGACGAAACGCTGCGGGAAGAGACGAAAGGGGCGCTGCCGTCGCAAAGCGACTGGGATACGGACTACGCAAACTATCTGGCAGCCAAGGCGCAGGTCGACAACGCCAAGGCGCAGGTGGAACAGGCGAAGCACAGCCTCGTCTCTTCGCAGTACGACCTGGAGCGCACGGCCATCTATTCGCCCGTCGACGGCACCGTGCTCACCCGGGAGATCGACCCCGGCCAGACGGTGGCGGCCTCCTACCAGACGCCGACGCTCTTCACGATCGCCAAGGACCTGCGCAAGATGGAGCTGCAGGTGAGCGTTGACGAGGCGGACATCGCCAAGGTGAAGGCGGGGGATACGGCATCGTTTACCGTCGACGCCTATCCCGACACCGTCTTTTCGGGCACGATCCGCATGGTGCGGGTCAATTCGGAGATCGAGGACGGGGTCGTCACCTACATCGCCGTGCTCGACGTCAACAACAGCGACCTGAAGCTGCGCCCGGGGATGAGCGCCGACGCGGACATCACCGTCCGGACCTTCCGCGATGCGCTGATCGTCCCCCGCGCCGCACTGCTCTACCTACCCGTAGCGGCCTCCAAGGAGACGAAGCTGTTCGCGTTCCATGACGATGACCAGAGCGCCTACGATGACAAGCCGCACGTCTGGCGGCTCAACGGGCAGACCCCGGAGAAACTCTACGTCGAGGTGCTCGGCACCAACGGCACCCAGAGCGTCATCGCCGGAGAAGTACTTACACCGGGAGACAGCCTTATCGTCGCCCAGGAGAAACAGCCGTGA
- a CDS encoding TolC family protein: MKDRTRPLYRLWPLPFLFAALLGAETLPLSEHKQELLKLKREQVKEQTGTGKTSWVSPLVLSLSYTRSRDAAGSEGGLASAGVSWDQDVFRSGGIYYTVEQADASGKANLLAVDLEEAAYLKQAYTLKAQVERDRLQLQQSELTLANRDIDLLITRAKYKVGSADISELNRVTIDRDSARSDVIVVRNSLRSEVFELQKLLGSRGVDTVALPEFPLVPRDVYLQNSLELLQYTAQSRADTAAWKVTRSAYLPTLSVNAGYGYNDYRGDSLDYHGDRYSYGAVLSMPLDINGRGTVEASRLQSLQTQTAQIDRKMELEQEYDMRAATIGDYEEKIGVAEEMIAMYDDLYTFTQSQVKAGYTSSYDLESLGNSVQIQKLEKQIQHYNIQIERIALYFDTRIYKEQ, translated from the coding sequence GTGAAAGATCGCACGCGACCTCTATATCGGCTCTGGCCCCTGCCGTTTCTATTTGCCGCTCTGCTCGGCGCCGAGACGCTGCCGCTCTCGGAGCATAAGCAGGAGCTGCTGAAGCTCAAGCGCGAACAGGTCAAGGAGCAGACCGGGACCGGCAAGACAAGCTGGGTCTCTCCGCTGGTGCTGTCGCTCTCTTATACGCGCTCCAGGGATGCCGCGGGCAGCGAGGGCGGGCTGGCGAGCGCCGGGGTGTCGTGGGACCAGGATGTTTTCCGCAGCGGCGGGATCTACTATACCGTCGAACAGGCGGATGCCTCCGGCAAAGCGAACCTGCTGGCCGTCGACCTGGAAGAGGCCGCCTACCTCAAGCAGGCCTATACCCTCAAAGCGCAGGTCGAGCGGGACCGGCTGCAGCTGCAGCAGAGCGAACTGACGCTGGCCAACCGCGACATCGACCTCCTCATCACCCGGGCGAAGTACAAGGTCGGCAGCGCGGACATCAGCGAACTCAACCGCGTCACCATCGACCGCGACAGTGCGCGCAGCGACGTGATCGTCGTCCGCAACTCCCTGCGCAGCGAAGTGTTCGAACTCCAGAAGCTGCTCGGGTCGCGCGGCGTCGACACGGTGGCGCTGCCGGAGTTCCCCCTTGTCCCCCGCGACGTCTATTTGCAAAACAGTCTGGAACTGCTGCAATATACGGCCCAGAGCCGTGCGGACACGGCGGCGTGGAAGGTGACGCGTTCGGCCTACCTGCCGACGCTCTCGGTCAATGCGGGGTACGGCTACAACGACTACCGCGGCGACAGCCTCGATTATCACGGCGACCGCTACAGCTACGGCGCCGTACTGAGCATGCCGCTCGACATCAACGGCAGGGGGACGGTTGAGGCGAGCCGCCTGCAATCGCTTCAGACGCAGACGGCGCAGATCGACCGCAAGATGGAGCTGGAGCAGGAGTACGACATGCGTGCGGCGACCATCGGGGATTATGAAGAGAAGATCGGCGTGGCCGAAGAGATGATCGCCATGTACGACGACCTCTACACCTTCACGCAGAGCCAGGTCAAGGCGGGGTATACCTCCTCCTATGATCTTGAGTCGCTGGGCAATTCGGTGCAGATCCAGAAGCTCGAAAAGCAGATCCAGCACTATAACATCCAGATCGAGCGGATCGCGCTCTACTTTGACACCCGGATATACAAGGAGCAGTAA